ATGTGCGCGCGAAAATGGCGTTGTCGCGGCGCCGGCCGCTCGGTTCGAAGGTGTGGGCGAGCGAGATCATCCACGGCGCGGAGCACATGGACGACATACTCACCGGACGCGTGAAGCCGTGGCTCGACAGCCGCGTGAAAGTGATCGACGACTGGATCGCGCGCGGCCTGCTCGCGCCGGTGAACGCGCAGACGCTGATGTACATGATCTGGGCGATCACCCAGCACTACGCCGACTTCGACGCGCAGATCCGCGCGCTGGGCGGCAAGCGCGCGCTCACGCAGAAGGCGTTCGAGGCGACGACGGAGGAGGTGGTGCGGCTCGTGATCCGGTCGTGCGGGGCGGTGTCGCCGGATGAGATGTTGCGCAGCACGGTCCTGCAATATCAGGATCCGGCCTCACCGGCTGGAGAAAAAGACTCGGAAGCTGCTGAGTGACCTGCTGGATACGCGTACGCTCGGCTAATGGGTATCCGTTCGTTAAAGCTATCAAGTTAGCCTGCGACCGATTTTCGTATCCGTACGGGAACGATAGGCACTAGAAAAGCGATTCAAACACCATTTCGTACCCGCTCGGGTACGAAACAGCACCGTACTCCCGAATTACGTCGCTTTCGTACCCGCTCGGGTACGAAACGCACCGCCAACCTTGAGATTCCGGCATAATATTCCCGAGCGGATACGAGACTGGAGTCATAACGGTGGAAACGGACTACGCCGTGATCGGAATGACGGACCTCGCGTTTATCGTGCGAGCCGCGCGTCTTGCCCAGAACCTGACTCGCGACGAGCTGGCCAACGTGACGGGGCTTTCCCCCAAATTCATCACTCACGTGGAAGCTGGCAAACCCACCGCACAGATTGGCAAGGTGCTGCAGCTTCTCGACGAACTGGGCGTGCGGCTACACGCGCAACCTACTACGGCCATCTCTACACCATTGAACGAAAAGGGACGAAAACGGCGTCAGCGCACCCAACATGACAAGTAGGACACTGAACATATTTGCCAATGGCGAACGGGTCGGCATGGTCGCCGACCGGGACGATATCTGGTCTTTCGTCTACGACGCGAATTGGCTGGCGTCGCAAAACGCCTTCCCGTTATCGCCTGCGTTTCCGCTGCAAACCGAGTCATTTGTCGACGGTTCCAGCAAACGGCCGGTGCAGTGGTTTTTCGACAATCTGCTGCCTGAAGAAAGAATGCGTACGGTGCTCGCGCGCGACGCCAAGGTCGATGAACACGACGCATGGGGCCTGCTCTCGCACTACGGTCGTGAATCAGCCGGCGCGTTGACGTTGCTCAAGGACAGCGAGATCGAGCCAGCGGCCGGACTCCAGCCTCTGTCCTTCCAGCAACTCGAAGCACGCATCAAGGCCATGCCGGAACGGCCACTCACCGCCGCGGCGCCAAAACGTATGTCGGCCGCTGGCGCGCAACCCAAACTGCTTGTCACGATGAAGGGCGCCCCGCCCGCGTGCGAATTGTTCGAACCGGTCGGCAACGAAGCTTCCATGCAATTGCTCAAGCCTGATGCCATGGAAACGACCGGCTATCCGCACGCCGCCGTCAACGAGTTTTTCTGCATGCAACTCGCGCAGGCGGCTGGACTCACCGTACCGCGAACGTATTTCATCCGGGTGCCGACCGCGTGTTATCTCATCGACCGGTTCGACCGCGACACGTCGGTCGAGCCGCCACGACGCATTCATGTGATCGACGCAACCCAGTTGCTCAATTACGCCAGAACGTTCAAATACGAGCAGGTGAATGCGGAGGGATTGCAGCGAGTCATCGAGATGACCAGCACGCGGGCGTTCTCGCGCTTCGAGATATTCCGTTGGTCGATCTTCAACGTGTTGATCGGCAATGCGGACGCACACCTCAAAAACCTGTCCTTCTTCGTCACACCCTACGGTTACCAGTTAGCACCCTTCTACGATCTGGTCAGCACCGTCGTCTACCACAACAGGACTTATCAGCCGGAAAATGCAGACCACTGGCCCGATTGCGCGCTCTCGATGCCGATCGGCGAAGCCCGGTATTTTTCCGACATGAGCCGGCCCAACATGTTGCAGTTCGCCGAAGCGCTCGGCATACGAACCCGCGGTGCGGAACAACTCCTCGACGACATGCTGCGTGTCGTGGCGGACCGCACGCCGCACACGCTCGCCAAGGTCACCGAGATTGCGAAGCCGCGCGCCGGCGAGGTGCGCTTGCTGAATTCGATCCACAAGATGCCGATCGCAGAGATGTCGAAAGCTCTGGCGAAGTGATGCCGCGCACAACGCCACGCCGCCTCAATACGTCTCCAGATGCAAGCGCCCCTCCCGCTTCAACTTCGCCCACAGCGCGTCCCAATCCAGCCGATGCTGCTCGCCGATTTCCTTCAGCGCCTGCAGCACGCCATCCTCCATGCCCTTTAACCCGCACACGTAGATGTGCGTGTTGTCGTCCTTGAGCATCTGCGCGACATCCACCGCGCGTTCGCGCATCGCGTCCTGCACATAGCGTTTCGGTTGCCCCGGCGTGCGCGAAAACGCCAGATTGGTATCGATGAAATCCTTCGGCAGGTTCGTGAGCGGCCCGAAGTACGGCAACTCCTGCTGGGTGCGCGCCCCGAAAAACAGCATCAGCTTGCCGGTCGCCCCTTTCAGCCGACGCCGCCGGCGATACTCGGTCATCGCGCGCATCGGCGCGGAACCGGTGCCCGTGCAGATCATCAGCAGATGCGAGTTCGGATGGTTGGGCATCAGGAACGTGCTGCCGAACGGGCCGATCACGTTGACCACGTCGCCCTTCTTCAGATCGCACAGGTAGTTGGAACACACGCCGTCGATCGCATCGCCATGGTGTTGCGACACGCGTTTGACGGTCAGCGATACGTTGTTGTAGCCGGGCCGTTCTCCATCCCGCGGGCTCGCAATCGAATACTGCCGTGCATGATGCACGCGGCCGTCGGCGCCTGCGCCCGGCGGCAGGATGCCGATCGATTGCCCTTCCAGCACCGGAAACGGCAACGCGCCGAAATCGAGCACGATGTGATGAATATCGCTATCGGTCGATGCATCCGTCAGCCGGTAATTGCCGACCACCGTCGCCGTGGTCGGCGCCTTGTGCGTGTACAGATTCACGTACGGCTTCGCGGCCGACCACGGCGGCACGAGCGCGCCGCGCACCGTATCCACTTCGATGCCGCCGGGGTCCACCGCATTCCCGGCTGAACCGTCTGAACCGTCTGAACCGGCCGCCGCCTCGCCCTCGTTCGCAACCGGCAACGCCATCGTGTTCTGCTCGGGCAATACGTCCCACGTGAATTGCTCGTCGACGGGATACGCGTCGGCCTTCAGCACCGTGCGCCAGTTGTCGATCGCGCCGGTCGGGCACGGCGGCACGCACGCCATGCAGCCGTTGCAGACCTCGGCCTTGACCACGTAGTTGTTGCTGTCGTGCGTGATCGCATCGACCGGACAGGTCTCTTCGCAGGTGTTGCAGCGAATGCAGATCTCCGGATCGATCAGATGCTGCCTGAGCACGTCGATCGATACTGGCCCGTTCATGACTTCCTCCTCCCGCTGCTCGCGCGCTCAGTTGAAACGCACGTACTCGAAATCCACCGGCTGGCGGTTCACGCCCATCGCGGGCGGCGCGATCCAGTTGGCGAACTTGCCCGCTTCCGTGACGCGGCCCATCAACGACGCGACGAACGCGCGGTCCTCCGGCGACGCGAGCCACTTCGCTTCGTTGGCCGCCCATTCCGCTTCGCCGATCACGCGGCCGTCCGGCGAAACACGCGTGCCTGCAAACGTGCCGATCTGCCGGTTGAACGCCTTGTGCGGCACCGTCATGCGGAAATCGATGCCGGCTTTTTCCAGCACCTTGTTCCAGCGCCCGACGCCCGCCACCGAGTCCTTGATGTAATCGTCGCGCAGCACTTCGTTCATCGCATTGAGCATCGGCACTTCGCGCTCGACCAGTTTGCCGTCCTGCACGTCGAGCAGCTTGTAGCTGTGCCCGCTCAGCCGATGATCGTCGTCGCGCTTGTTTTCTTCATAACGTCCCTTCAAACCCGAGCTATAGAACGTCGCCGCATTCGACGAATGATCCGCGCCGAACAGATCGATCGTCACCGAATAGTGGAAGTTCAGATAGCGCTGGATGGTCGGCAGATCGATCACGCCGGCCGCGCGAATCTTCGCGACGTCGTCGGTGCCGAGTTCGTTCATCACCTGCGCGGTGCGCTGAATCACGCGCGACACGCCCGATTCGCCGACGAACATGTGGTGCGCTTCTTCCGTCAGCATGAACTTCGTGGTGCGCGCGAGCGGATCGAAGCCCGACTCGGCGAGTGCGGACAACTGGAATTTGCCGTCGCGGTCGGTGAAATACGTGAACATGTAGAACGCGAGCCAGTCCGGCGTTTTTTCGTTGAACGCGCCGAGAATGCGCGGATTGTCGTCGTCGCCGGAGCGGCGGCCGAGCAGCGCTTCGGCTTCCTCGCGGCCGTCGCGGCCGAAATAGCGATGCAGCAGATAGACCATCGCCCACAGATGACGCCCTTCTTCCACGTTCACCTGAAACAGGTTGCGCAGGTCGTACATGGACGGCGCGGTCAACCCGAGGTGCCGCTGCTGTTCGACCGACGCCGGTTCCGTATCGCCTTGCGTGACGATGATCCGGCGCAGGTTCGCGCGATGCTCGCCGGGCACGTCCTGCCACGCGGCCTCGCCCTTGTGTTCGCCGAAATGGATCGTGCGGTCGGCGTCGCCCGGCGTCAGGAAAATCCCCCAGCGATAATCCGGCATCTTCACGTGATCGAAATGCGCCCAGCCGCCCGCGTCGACGCTGACCGCCGTGCGCAGATAGACGTCGTAGCCGTGCGAGCCCTCGGGGCCCATATCGCCCCACCAGGACAGAAAATTCGGTTGCCATTGTTCGAGCGCGCGTTGCAGCGCGCGGTCGTCGGCGAGGTTGACGTTGTTCGGAATCTTTTCGCTGTAGTTGATCGTGGACATGGTCGGTTCCTTATGCGGACTGCGCTGCACATGGCGAGAGGCGCGTATGAAGTGGAGGCGGCGATCGGCGCGGGCGCCGTATTACGCGTGACGAAGGTCAGACCCGCGACACGTCGAACTGCGCCTTGCTGCCCTTGCCGTACACCTTGAGCGCGCCCTTCTCGCCCACCGCGTTCGGCCGGTTGAAAATCCAGTTCTGCCATGCGGTGAGACGCCCGAAAATGCGCGTCTCCATCGTTTCCGGACCGTTGAAGCGCAGGTTCGCTTCGAGACCGGTCAACGCATCCGGCGACATCGCCGCGCGTTCCTCCAGCGCGATGCGGATTTCGTCGGCCCAATCGATATCGTCCGGCGAGGCGGTCACGAGCCCGAGCCGTTCGGCCTCCACCGCCTTGACCGGCTGGCCGATGCGCGAGCGCACCGCGTCGAGCGGGCCGGTTTCCTCGTAGAAGCGCCGCGCGAGCCGCGATTGCCGCGTGACCATCGGATACAAACCGAAGTTGACTTCCGAGAGCGTGATGGCCGGCTCCTCGTCTTCATTCGACGGCAGCGCCGCCATGTACGTCCGGTCGCAGGCGAACGCGAGTTCGGCGAAGGTGCCGGCGAAACACGAACCCGGCTCGATCAACGCGAACAGCGAGCGCGACGACACGTCGATGCGGGCGAACGTGCGGCGCAACAGGCCGATCGTCTCGCGTACGAACCAATGGTCCTTGTGTTCCATCAGCGTCGCGTCCACCGCGAGCAGCGCGCGGGCGTCGCCCTCGGTCTTGAACACCCAGGTGCCGACGTCGAGTTCGTTAGTGCGCATCGACAGAATCGCATCGTCGAGTTCGCGCGCGAATTGCAGCGGCCACCAGGACGTGCCGGCAGCCACGATCGCATCGAGACCGTTCGGCTGGGCCGCCTGCGGCGCGCGGGCGGTGAAGGTGGCGACGCGTTTGGCGCGATCGATCGTGACGTCGAGCGTCGCGTAGGTAAGGCCGTCGTCGCGATCAGTCCGTTCGATGCGTGTGAGCGTCACGCCGCGCGCCGCCGCGGGACGGTCGCTCTGTTGGGCGAGTTCGAGCGCGCGAGCCTGAATCGCCTGGTCGAACTGATTCGGCTTCACGACCTCGTCGACGAGTCGCCACGCTTTCGCACGCTCGCCGCGAACGCCCTCCACCACCGTGCAGAAAATATCCGCGCGATCGTGGCGCACCTTGCGCTTGTCGGTCACGCGCGTGAGGCCGCCGGTGCCCGGCAGCACGCCGAGCAACGGCACTTCAGGCAGCGACACCGACGACGAGCGGTCGTCCACCAGATAGATCTCGTCGCAGGCGAGCGCGAGTTCGTAACCGCCGCCCGCGCACGCACCATTCACGGCGGCCAGAAACTTCAGCCCCGAGTAGCGCGACGAGTCTTCGAGGCCGTTGCGCGTTTCGTTGGTGAACTTGCAGAAGTTGACCTTCCACGCATGCGTGGACAGACCCAGCATGAAAATGTTGGCGCCCGAGCAGAACACGCGGTCCTTCAGGCTCGTCAACACGACGCTTCGCACTTCCGGATGCTCGAAGCGGATGCGCTGGATCGCATCGTGCAGTTCGATGTCGACGCCGAGGTCGTAGGAATTCAGCTTCAGCTTGTAGCCGTCGCGAATGCCGCCGTCTTCGGCGATGTCGATGCCGAGCGTCGCGACCGGACCATTGAAGCTCAGCTTCCAGTGCTTGTATTGCGAGGGATCGGTGCGGTAGTCGACCGGCGCGACGGCGGTTGCTGCTGTGGACATGGGGCGTCCCCTGACTGGACGATGCAAAACTGTTTTTTGAACAATAGTGCATCGCCGTGCCCATGTAAAGCACTTTAATGCATGTTAACGCGTAAACCCTGACGTCTCACTGCAGCCTGGGTCGGAATCAACCGCCCAGGTCGTCGGGCGCTTCGGCCGCGAGCCGCGCCGCGACGCGGTCGCGCAACTGCAGATAGGCATCGGCCAGCGTCTTTTCGCTGGTGTCGAAGCTCATGTCCGCGCGGCCGTACAGTTCGCCGCGGCCGGCGAGAATGCGCTTCAGATCGTCCATCGCCTCCTTGTTGCCCGACATCGGCCGCAGATCGCCTTGCGCGACGACGCGGCGCATGTGCTCTTCCGGCGTGGCCTGCAGCCAGACGGTGAAGCAATGCGACAGCAGCGTATTGAAGGTGCCCGACTCGGACACGAGCCCGCCCGGCGATGCGATCACCGCGCGCTCGTGTTCCTGGATCACGGCCTCCAGCGCGCGATGCTCGTAGCGGCGGTACGCGGCCGCGCCGTACAGCGAATGAATCTCGGACGGCGGACAGCCGGCAAGCTGTTCGATCACCCGCGTCAACTCGACGAACGGCACCTTGCGCTCCTGCGCGAGCATCCGTCCCAAGGTGGATTTGCCCGCGCCGCGCAGCCCGATCAGCGCGATCCGGTCCTTGCGATGCGGATCGCGCGGCGCCTGCGCGAACATCTCGGCGAGCGCCACGCGTGCGCGTTGCAGCGCCGCCTGATCGCGGCCGTGCAGCAGTTCGCGGATCAGCAGCCATTCGGCGGACGCGGTGGTTTCATCGCCGATCACCTCGGCGAGCGGACAGTTCAGGGTTGCCGCGATCTGCCGCAGCACCAGCACGGACGCATTGCCGACCCCCGATTCCAGATTCGCCAGATGCCGCTCCGACAAGCCGGTTTCGCTCGCCAGCGTTTTGCGCGTCATGCCGCGGCGCGCGCGCAGCAGGCGCACGCGCTCGCCCATCGCGGTCAGGAACGGGTCGCGTTCCTCGCGCTCGGCGCCGCGCTCCGGCCGCTCGGCGCGCGTAGCGTCGTCGTCAGCGGCATCGTCCGGCGGGACGGAAGAGTAATTTTGATTCATGTTTTAGCCGCCCTCAATTTTCATACATGTACTATAGTGCTTGACACGCACAGGATGAACGTTTAATTTTCGCCAAATATCGATCCAATAACAAACTCTGACAAGCGCGGTCGTGCGATAGCGGCAGCGTGTCGGAGAGGGTGCGCTGTTACGCATGAAGTTACGCATGAACTAAGTTGCGTGCGCATCGATCTGGAGGCCCCATGTCCCCGCATGAATTCCAGCGCCTGCTCGCGGGCGTCACCGCAGAACTCGCCGGCCGGCCGCTGGACGGCGCGCTCGCGGCGTGGTTGAACGACACGTGGCCCGCCCACGGCGACACCTTCCGCGCGCTCGCCGGCGCCTGCCGGACCGGCGTCGCCGAAGGCTGGCTGTGCGGCCGCGAAGCGGGCGGCGTTCGTTACGGCCGCATCTTCAAGGCGCTGCCCGACACGCACGGTTTTTCCGTCGACGTGGTCCAGATGAAGAACATCGCCGGGCCGCATCACGTGCATCCGCACGGCGAGATCGACCTCATCATGCCGCTCACCGAGGGCGCGACCTTCGACGGCCATCCGGCCGGCTGGTGCGTATACGGCCCCGGCTCCGCGCATCGGCCGACCGTCGCGAACGGCGACGCGCTGGTGCTGTATCTGCTGCCGCAAGGCGCGATCGAATTCACTCCTGCCTGATTGCCCGGGATTTGCGATGACTGAACTTCTGAAGAATCATGTGGCCGGCCAATGGGTCGCCGGTCGAGGCGACGGCGTGACGCTACGCGATCCCGTCACGGGCGAGGCGCTGGTGCGCGTTTCGAGCGACGGTCTCGATCTTCCGCACGCATTCGGCTTCGCGCGCGAGCAGGCGGGCGCCGCGTTGCGCGAGCTGACCTATGCGCAACGCGCCGCTTGCCTCGGCGACATCGTCAAGCTGCTGCAAGCGAAACGCGACGACTACTACGCGATCGCCACCGCCAACTCCGGCACCACGCGCAACGATTCGGCGGTCGATATCGACGGCGGCATCTTCACGCTGTCGTACTACGCGAAACTCGGCGCCGCGCTGGGCGACGTGCACGCGCTGCGCGACGGCGCCGAGGTATCGCTCAGCAAAGACCGCACGTTCAGCGTGCAACACGTGCTGACGCCCACGCGCGGCGTCGCGCTTTTCATCAACGCGTTCAATTTCCCGTCGTGGGGCCTGTGGGAGAAAGCCGCGCCCGCCCTGCTCTCGGGCGTGCCGGTGATCGTCAAGCCCGCCACCGCGACGGCATGGCTCACGCAGCGCATGGTCGCCGACGTGGTCGAGGCGGGCATCCTGCCGGCGGGTGCGTTGTCGGTGATCTGCGGCAGCGCGGCGGGTCTGCTCGATCAGGTTCAGGCATTCGACGTGGTGTCGTTCACCGGCTCGGCCGATACCGCCGCGCTGCTGCGCGCGCATCCGGCATTCGTGCAACGCGGCGCGCGCCTGAACGTCGAGGCCGACAGCCTGAACAGCGCGATTCTGTGCGCCGACGCGACGCCCGATACGCCCGCGTTCGAGCTGTTCGTCAAGGAAGTGGTCCGCGAAATGACAGTGAAGTCCGGGCAGAAATGCACGGCGATCCGTCGCGCGTTCGTCCCGGAGCCGGTGCTCGACGCCGTGCTCGATTCACTGAAGACCAGGCTCGCGAAGATCAGTGTCGGCAATCCGCGCAACGACGCGGTACGGATGGGCTCGCTCGTGAGCCGCGAACAGTACGACACCGTGCTGGCCGGCATCGCGACGCTGCGCGAGGAGGCGGTGCTCGCGTACGACGGGTCGGCCGCGCCGCTGATCGATGCGGAGGCAGGCATCGCGGCCTGCGTCGCGCCGCATCTGTTCGTCGTGCACGATCCGGATCGCGCGAGGCTGCTGCACGACGTCGAAGTGTTCGGCCCGGTAGCGACGCTGGCGCCGTATCGCGTGACGACGACGGCGGGCGAGTTGCCCGAAGCGCACGCGGTGGCACTCGCCCGGCGTGGTCAGGGTTCGCTCGTCGCATCGATCTATGCGAACGACGATGCGCATCTCGGTCCGCTCGCCCTGGCGCTCGCCGATTCGCACGGACGCGTGCACGCGATTTCGCCTTCGGTGCAGCAGAGTCAGACAGGGCACGGCAATGTGATGCCGATGTCGCTGCATGGCGGCCCCGGGCGCGCGGGCGGCGGCGAGGAGCTTGGCGGCATGCGGGCGCTGGATTTTTATCATCGGCGCGCAGCGATTCAGGGACCGGCGGCGACGATCGAAGCGATCACGGCAGCGACGCAGTTGCCTGCGACGTGACGATTCGATGCGTTGAGACGCGAACCGTTAGCTGTCGTGGCCGACGCGTGCGCGCGTTGTCAAACACGGCAAACGTTCATCGCAAGACATAGCGCACGAGACACACAACACCCGACACCCGACACGTAACAGGCAACACGTACTCGCATCGAGCGGATCAAGAGCGCACAACAGCCGGACCGCCCCACCCGTTGGAGGAGACACATGCAAGCTCTGCTGGAACCGGCTGCCAACCAGCCCGCCGCGGCGGTCGCGCCGCCGCCCGCGTCGTTCAATTTCGCCGCGCATCTGTTCGCGTTGAATCGCGAGCGCGCCGCCAAGGCCGCCTATCTCGACGACCACGGCGCGACCTCCTACAGCGAACTCGAAGCACGCGCGCGGCGCTTCGCCAGCGCGCTGCGCTCGCTCGGCGTGCATCCGGAGGAACGCGTGCTGCTCGTCATGCACGACACCGTCGAGCTGCCGATCGCATTTCTCGGCGCGCTCTACGCAGGTGTGGTGCCGGTGGTCGCGAACACGCTGCTCACCGCCGCCGACTACGTGTACATGCTCACGCACAGCCATGCGCGCGCGGTGATCGCATCGCGCGCGCTGTTGCCGAACGTCGTGGAAGCGATGGCGGCCGCCGATCACGACGGCTGTCAGTTGATCGTCTCGCAAGCGCTCGCGGACGAAACCCCGCAGACGCCCACGCTCGCCGAACTGATCGATGCGGCCGCGCCCGCGCTCAAACCCGCCGCGACCGGTTGCGACGACATCGCGTTCTGGCTGTACTCGTCGGGCTCGACCGGCAAACCGAAAGGCACGGTCCACACGCACGCGAATCTGTACTGGACCGCCGAGTTGTACGCGAAACCGGTGCTGGGAATCGTCGAGAGCGACGTGGTGTTTTCGGCGGCCAAGCTGTTCTTCGCGTACGGACTCGGCAACGCGCTGACCTTTCCGCTGTCGGTCGGGGCCACCGCCGTGCTGATGGCCGAGCGCCCCACCGCCGACGCGATTTTCGCGCGCCTCGTGCGGCATCGGCCGACGGTGTTCTACGGCGTGCCGACGCTCTACGCGAGCATGCTGGTCTCGCCTGCCCTGCCCGCGCGCGCGGATGTCGCGATGCGCGTGTGCACGTCGGCGGGCGAAGCGTTGCCGCGCGAAATCGGCGAGCGCTTCACCGCGCACTTCGGCTGCGAGATTCTCGACGGCATCGGCTCGACGGAAATGCTGCATATCTTCCTGTCGAATCGCGCGGGCGCGGTCGAATACGGCACGACGGGGCGCCCGGTGCCGGGCTACGAAGTCGAACTGCGCGACGAAGCCGGCCACGCGGTGGCGGACGGCGAAGTCGGCGATCTGTATATCAAGGGGCCGAGCGCGGCGCTGATGTACTGGAGCAATCGCGAGAAGTCGCGCGCGACCTTCCTCGGCGAATGGATCCGCAGCGGCGACAAGTATTGCCGCCTGCCGAACGGCTGCTATGTTTACGCGGGCCGTAGCGACGACATGCTGAAAGTCAGCGGCCAGTACGTGTCGCCGGTGGAAGTGGAAATGGTGCTGGTGCAGCACGACGCGGTGCTCGAAGCGGCGGTGGTCGGCGTCGATCATGGCGGCCTCGTGAAGACCCGCGCATTCGTGGTGTTGAAGAACCACGCGGCGCCGTCCGAAGCACTCGCCGACGAATTGAAGGCCTTCGTCAAGGAACGGCTCGCGCCGCACAAGTATCCGCGCGATATCGTGTTCGTCGACGATCTGCCGAAAACCGCGACCGGTAAAATTCAGCGCTTCAAACTCCGCGAACAGTCATAAGGTCAGCCATGCGCAATCCTGCCAGCGAAACCCCGGTCAGCGTCAATGCCAAGGCCAAGGCCAACCTCGGCCGCTTCGCTGAACTACCCGCCACGGCCTCGCGCGGCGCGCTGCGGATCGAATATCGCTGGATCAACGAGGCGGCCGGCGACGCGCCGATCGCCGTGTTTCTGCACGAAGGGCTCGGCTCGCTCGCGATGTGGCGCGACTGGCCGCAGGCGTTGTGCGAACGGCTGGGCATGCGTGGGCTCGTCTACTCGCGGCCCGG
The sequence above is a segment of the Paraburkholderia sp. D15 genome. Coding sequences within it:
- a CDS encoding TetR/AcrR family transcriptional regulator; translation: MRDDDVAAGITENDETRAPLRRRKAHIRESNEAHLLACAEAVFAERGLDGASTAMIAERAGLPKANVHYYFPTKLALYRRVLEDLFEDWHRAADTFECSDDPVEAIGGYVRAKMALSRRRPLGSKVWASEIIHGAEHMDDILTGRVKPWLDSRVKVIDDWIARGLLAPVNAQTLMYMIWAITQHYADFDAQIRALGGKRALTQKAFEATTEEVVRLVIRSCGAVSPDEMLRSTVLQYQDPASPAGEKDSEAAE
- a CDS encoding helix-turn-helix transcriptional regulator, with the protein product MTDLAFIVRAARLAQNLTRDELANVTGLSPKFITHVEAGKPTAQIGKVLQLLDELGVRLHAQPTTAISTPLNEKGRKRRQRTQHDK
- a CDS encoding HipA domain-containing protein, encoding MTSRTLNIFANGERVGMVADRDDIWSFVYDANWLASQNAFPLSPAFPLQTESFVDGSSKRPVQWFFDNLLPEERMRTVLARDAKVDEHDAWGLLSHYGRESAGALTLLKDSEIEPAAGLQPLSFQQLEARIKAMPERPLTAAAPKRMSAAGAQPKLLVTMKGAPPACELFEPVGNEASMQLLKPDAMETTGYPHAAVNEFFCMQLAQAAGLTVPRTYFIRVPTACYLIDRFDRDTSVEPPRRIHVIDATQLLNYARTFKYEQVNAEGLQRVIEMTSTRAFSRFEIFRWSIFNVLIGNADAHLKNLSFFVTPYGYQLAPFYDLVSTVVYHNRTYQPENADHWPDCALSMPIGEARYFSDMSRPNMLQFAEALGIRTRGAEQLLDDMLRVVADRTPHTLAKVTEIAKPRAGEVRLLNSIHKMPIAEMSKALAK
- the boxA gene encoding benzoyl-CoA 2,3-epoxidase subunit BoxA; the protein is MNGPVSIDVLRQHLIDPEICIRCNTCEETCPVDAITHDSNNYVVKAEVCNGCMACVPPCPTGAIDNWRTVLKADAYPVDEQFTWDVLPEQNTMALPVANEGEAAAGSDGSDGSAGNAVDPGGIEVDTVRGALVPPWSAAKPYVNLYTHKAPTTATVVGNYRLTDASTDSDIHHIVLDFGALPFPVLEGQSIGILPPGAGADGRVHHARQYSIASPRDGERPGYNNVSLTVKRVSQHHGDAIDGVCSNYLCDLKKGDVVNVIGPFGSTFLMPNHPNSHLLMICTGTGSAPMRAMTEYRRRRRLKGATGKLMLFFGARTQQELPYFGPLTNLPKDFIDTNLAFSRTPGQPKRYVQDAMRERAVDVAQMLKDDNTHIYVCGLKGMEDGVLQALKEIGEQHRLDWDALWAKLKREGRLHLETY
- the boxB gene encoding benzoyl-CoA 2,3-epoxidase subunit BoxB, producing MSTINYSEKIPNNVNLADDRALQRALEQWQPNFLSWWGDMGPEGSHGYDVYLRTAVSVDAGGWAHFDHVKMPDYRWGIFLTPGDADRTIHFGEHKGEAAWQDVPGEHRANLRRIIVTQGDTEPASVEQQRHLGLTAPSMYDLRNLFQVNVEEGRHLWAMVYLLHRYFGRDGREEAEALLGRRSGDDDNPRILGAFNEKTPDWLAFYMFTYFTDRDGKFQLSALAESGFDPLARTTKFMLTEEAHHMFVGESGVSRVIQRTAQVMNELGTDDVAKIRAAGVIDLPTIQRYLNFHYSVTIDLFGADHSSNAATFYSSGLKGRYEENKRDDDHRLSGHSYKLLDVQDGKLVEREVPMLNAMNEVLRDDYIKDSVAGVGRWNKVLEKAGIDFRMTVPHKAFNRQIGTFAGTRVSPDGRVIGEAEWAANEAKWLASPEDRAFVASLMGRVTEAGKFANWIAPPAMGVNRQPVDFEYVRFN
- the boxC gene encoding 2,3-epoxybenzoyl-CoA dihydrolase, which codes for MSTAATAVAPVDYRTDPSQYKHWKLSFNGPVATLGIDIAEDGGIRDGYKLKLNSYDLGVDIELHDAIQRIRFEHPEVRSVVLTSLKDRVFCSGANIFMLGLSTHAWKVNFCKFTNETRNGLEDSSRYSGLKFLAAVNGACAGGGYELALACDEIYLVDDRSSSVSLPEVPLLGVLPGTGGLTRVTDKRKVRHDRADIFCTVVEGVRGERAKAWRLVDEVVKPNQFDQAIQARALELAQQSDRPAAARGVTLTRIERTDRDDGLTYATLDVTIDRAKRVATFTARAPQAAQPNGLDAIVAAGTSWWPLQFARELDDAILSMRTNELDVGTWVFKTEGDARALLAVDATLMEHKDHWFVRETIGLLRRTFARIDVSSRSLFALIEPGSCFAGTFAELAFACDRTYMAALPSNEDEEPAITLSEVNFGLYPMVTRQSRLARRFYEETGPLDAVRSRIGQPVKAVEAERLGLVTASPDDIDWADEIRIALEERAAMSPDALTGLEANLRFNGPETMETRIFGRLTAWQNWIFNRPNAVGEKGALKVYGKGSKAQFDVSRV
- a CDS encoding helix-turn-helix transcriptional regulator; its protein translation is MNQNYSSVPPDDAADDDATRAERPERGAEREERDPFLTAMGERVRLLRARRGMTRKTLASETGLSERHLANLESGVGNASVLVLRQIAATLNCPLAEVIGDETTASAEWLLIRELLHGRDQAALQRARVALAEMFAQAPRDPHRKDRIALIGLRGAGKSTLGRMLAQERKVPFVELTRVIEQLAGCPPSEIHSLYGAAAYRRYEHRALEAVIQEHERAVIASPGGLVSESGTFNTLLSHCFTVWLQATPEEHMRRVVAQGDLRPMSGNKEAMDDLKRILAGRGELYGRADMSFDTSEKTLADAYLQLRDRVAARLAAEAPDDLGG
- a CDS encoding DUF4863 family protein encodes the protein MSPHEFQRLLAGVTAELAGRPLDGALAAWLNDTWPAHGDTFRALAGACRTGVAEGWLCGREAGGVRYGRIFKALPDTHGFSVDVVQMKNIAGPHHVHPHGEIDLIMPLTEGATFDGHPAGWCVYGPGSAHRPTVANGDALVLYLLPQGAIEFTPA